Below is a genomic region from Timaviella obliquedivisa GSE-PSE-MK23-08B.
TTAGGTGAGGTAGAAGACTCACAAATTTTTAACTTTAATATGGGCAAAGAAGAAGCAAAATTTATTATTTCATCTTACCAATTATCATACAGAACATTTACCATTTCATTTGCTATCGTCGTTACTCTTCTACCGTTCATAATTCTGTGTTATTCAAATATTTTTTATGCATTACTTTATCTATTAATATCATTTTTTGGTTTTGCACTGTATTTGCAAATTTTCAGGAGAATGGTCAAGCAATATTCTAATCAAAAACTCTTATAAATCGAATTCAAATAGCCTGCGTGAAACTCGAAAGCAGTGAACATGACAAAGCAATGGTGTATTGAACGGCTTAGCACCACAAGTTCAATAAAGCGGCATGACACTTCGGTCGGAGCGGACTGTTGGAGCGAACCAGCGAGAGAGCTTGGTGGTGATGCAAAAGTTATTTGCTGCTCAACCAGAACGTTAGGGCGATGGCGACGGGCTGATGCTTGGACTGACACTCGGGGCTGGCACTGCCTCACTAGTCTGAGAGTTTTGTAGTAAAACCTGGGTGTCAAATCGGAAGGTGCGCCCATCTTGCACCGCAGACGTTACTCCGATCGCCCGAATTGCATTTAAAAGCGCCCGATTGTCGGTTGGCAAAATGGGAAAAGGTAAGTTTGTGTTATTTGCCAACGGCTGCACATTCAAGAAAAAATGACCATTGTTGGCTGCTAAATTAGTCGCCGTTGCTTTTCGGAATAGGTCAGCTTCTGCCAATGTTTTTCCGGCTGCGGGGGCAACTAGGCTGGAGACACCCGGCCCGATCGCCAAGTACAGCACATTCCCATCCAGCCAACCGTGGGTTGCATTTAACGCCGTAAATTGAGACACCCATTTAACGACTCCAGCATCATTCTGGCTAATTTGGAACTGGTAGCGATCTCTCATCACTTGATCAAGCTTTTTGAGCGTTTGCTCAGCAGCAGGGCGATCGCTCACCTGCATTAGCAGCATAATCCCAGCCGTGGGAGTGGGATCTAAGTTGGCTGGCGCTGTAATTAAGCCCAGCGCAAATTCTCCATCCATCCAAGGCAGAAAATCCTTTTCCACATTCATGCCCGTCAAATTTTCTAACCCTGATTGCACAGCGTTAGTGCTGTAGCCTAAGGTACGAGGAGCAGGATTTTTTTCATTCTTCTGGCTTGTCTCCTGCCAAAACTGCTTAAGGCTGCCGCCCGAAGTCATCATGACAGTTTGAGCAGGCAACAGGCTGGGCATTCGTTGGGCTTTGTTATCGGTTCGATACCGTACTTTACTGTTAGCATCAACCCACGACAAGCCCTGCATTCTCATGCCTTCTTGCCCCAAATTGACCGTGCTGATCATGCCCTGATTGTTGTGGAGCAAGCTGAGGGCTTGGGGTGGAATCGGCAACGCAGGGTTACTAATTGCCATGTTCTCAGCGGCAGGTACGTTGACATATAGCCGCATGAAAGGTGCAACAGTTTTAAGCTGCTTGAACGACTGGTTATACTCTGAAATGCGCGATAAAGGCGGCTTACCTTTGAAGGTGTCGATGACCTGCTCAATGGCTTTGGCGCTGGGCGATACGACGACAAGGCGATTATTGACGACTGTAGCAGCGTAGGCGGGTTCTTCTTTGCCGTGGACTTCTCGGATTTTTTGTCCTTTATAGTCGCGCTCTACCCATTCTTGTCCGGCAGCGGTTTTGGGAGTTGCCATCAGCGCTTGAGCTTTGGCAGGATTGGCGATCGGTAGGATAAACACGGGTGGCGTATCTACCAATCCGTTCGGGTTAGAGGATTGGATAGCAGGTGAGTTATTTTCTGCTATGGGCGGCAGAAACGCCACGGTCACTTCTTGCCCAACCCAGGGCTTAATGTCGCGGTTATAGTCCAGCCCGTTGGCAGTGAGGTAGCGATCGCGCAATTTAGCAAAATTTTCTGCTAGAGCTGCCTTCGTATCCGGATTGCCAAACTGTTGAAGCTGCTGCCATTGGGTTTCGTTAGTGGTAAAAGCTAAGGTCATTGCCGTGGATTGGGGCAAGATTTCCGAACCCACGGGCAACCCTTCCACCGGAGTGTTTTGTTGCACTACCCACCACAGCGCTATACCCCCACCCGTTAGGGCGATCGCGGCACTCAGGGGCACAAGAGATTTCAGCTTTTTATTAAATAATTTTTTTATCATTTGTCTCTAGCCAGAAAAGGATGGGCGACACCTGCGACAGAATTTTAGCGCAGGGACGATAGTTATTTAGAAAATAAAAACGAGTTGAATGTTCCAGCTTTCCTCGGTTCGCACTAGCCGAATCTGCCGCAGAAATTCCCTAAAATAAAATCGTCGTTCTGCCTCGGATAAATCTAACCAGAATTGCGGCAACGACACGACCTGGGCGATCGCTTTCAGGTTATCGGGCGGTAACTGTGCGGCTCTTGCCTGCAACGCCGCCATCTCTGTCCGCACCTTATAAGCTCGTAGCTCTGCCGTTTCGCCATCCAGCACGCCGCTCGTTACCAATGCCGGAATCTGTTCTAGAATTCCTTGCTTTGACGCAATCTGAGCCGTGATCCCCGACTTTATGCCATCAAAACTGGGCACATGACCCACTGCTACAGGCAAATCCTGACAAATCTGGTAGATCGTTTTTTCCAGCACCTCATCGTAGGCGATCGCCTGACATTTAGGCTGGTTGGGGCAAGTAGTTGGACGCAGATAAAGATATTCTGCCTTGCGAGAGGTCGTCCGGCTAATGGTCATGGGAGATTGACAAGTGCCACAGGTGACTAAGCCAGAGAGCGATCGCGGGGCACTGGCAGTTCGGGGCGGCATTTGCCGATTGCGCCGCAGCAACCGATCGATCTGCGCTGCCTCATCTCGCGATAGAATTGCAGTGTGAGTATCGGGCACTATTTCACCATTTTGGTAAGCCAAGTCGCCTCGGTAAACTGGACTGGTCAGCCACCGTTGCCCCGTCGAAGCTGAGATTTTCTTGCTATATTTCTTTTGCAGATACCGGACGCTGCCTCGAAGCGAGCCATAAAGCAGGAAATGATCAAAAAACTCCTTGACGACCGGAGCCGTGCTGCGATCGAGCGTGTAGCGATCTTTGCCCCGACGGTAGCCATAGGGCGCTTTCCCTGGCGGCGGGAGTGCCTTC
It encodes:
- a CDS encoding recombinase family protein; amino-acid sequence: MKNDLKIFAYSYSNPLISAAPDASAWGWEIDRVYQDLGGRFQLQKLLQDCQQYSGAYLLVRRLAELGDSVAEVGDRLAQLETLDIHLIAIEESVGSNDQPLRRSDLLHVLKTVQDSQRSQRLQQGHARNRVKALPPPGKAPYGYRRGKDRYTLDRSTAPVVKEFFDHFLLYGSLRGSVRYLQKKYSKKISASTGQRWLTSPVYRGDLAYQNGEIVPDTHTAILSRDEAAQIDRLLRRNRQMPPRTASAPRSLSGLVTCGTCQSPMTISRTTSRKAEYLYLRPTTCPNQPKCQAIAYDEVLEKTIYQICQDLPVAVGHVPSFDGIKSGITAQIASKQGILEQIPALVTSGVLDGETAELRAYKVRTEMAALQARAAQLPPDNLKAIAQVVSLPQFWLDLSEAERRFYFREFLRQIRLVRTEESWNIQLVFIF
- a CDS encoding DUF3352 domain-containing protein: MPLSAAIALTGGGIALWWVVQQNTPVEGLPVGSEILPQSTAMTLAFTTNETQWQQLQQFGNPDTKAALAENFAKLRDRYLTANGLDYNRDIKPWVGQEVTVAFLPPIAENNSPAIQSSNPNGLVDTPPVFILPIANPAKAQALMATPKTAAGQEWVERDYKGQKIREVHGKEEPAYAATVVNNRLVVVSPSAKAIEQVIDTFKGKPPLSRISEYNQSFKQLKTVAPFMRLYVNVPAAENMAISNPALPIPPQALSLLHNNQGMISTVNLGQEGMRMQGLSWVDANSKVRYRTDNKAQRMPSLLPAQTVMMTSGGSLKQFWQETSQKNEKNPAPRTLGYSTNAVQSGLENLTGMNVEKDFLPWMDGEFALGLITAPANLDPTPTAGIMLLMQVSDRPAAEQTLKKLDQVMRDRYQFQISQNDAGVVKWVSQFTALNATHGWLDGNVLYLAIGPGVSSLVAPAAGKTLAEADLFRKATATNLAANNGHFFLNVQPLANNTNLPFPILPTDNRALLNAIRAIGVTSAVQDGRTFRFDTQVLLQNSQTSEAVPAPSVSPSISPSPSP